In Fusarium falciforme chromosome 9, complete sequence, the following are encoded in one genomic region:
- a CDS encoding FAD-binding-3 domain-containing protein, protein MPGVMKIDQPSHTQLRVIIVGAGLAGLAAAVSISLSGHQVTVLESAKELLEVGAGLQCTPNCTRILQKWDLPDRLWQSAAEPTSLVVHRYSGNTLAIEPDFHKHIRKKYGAPFIDLHRVDLQLSFYDKAKELGVQFKLGDKVDDIDFDIPEVKTEAGFKYSGDLIVAADGLWSKCRSKFLSTDDKPKPTGDLAYRVVLDVNELDDPELREWVQRPTVHFWIGPGAHAVGYSMRGGQMYNIVLLVPDDLPSGISRQAGSVEEMRQLFNDWDPILGRFLSKVDKVDKWKLMHREELDSWINDNSNFVFVGDACHPMLPYLAQGANSAVEDGAVLGLLLGHIQSKNQLPKALNMYEKLRKSRGEAIVRETFKQRESFHMPDGPAQEARDKTFLSQLGAEELQGPFPSRWTCPQVQPWLYGYDAFEVVEDAVKNSPFSN, encoded by the exons ATGCCGGGCGTAATG AAGATAGATCAGCCATCGCATACGCAACTTCGAGTCATTATCGTCGGAGCGGGTCTCGCAGGCCTCGCCGCAGCAGTGTCAATCTCTCTCTCGGGACATCAGGTTACAGTTTTGGAATCGGCCAAGGAACTTTTAGAA GTCGGAGCGGGTCTACAATGCACTCCCAACTGCACACGTATTCTCCAGAAATGGGACCTTCCTGACCGACTATGGCAGTCTGCTGCTGAGCCAACCTCGCTAGTCGTCCATAGATACTCAGGTAACACTCTTGCCATAGAACCCGACTTTCATAAGCACATCCGGAAGAAGTACGGGGCTCCCTTTATTGATCTACATCGCGTCGACCTTCAGCTTTCTTTCTACGACAAGGCAAAAGAACTGGGCGTTCAGTTCAAGCTCGGAGATAAAGTGGACGATATTGACTTTGATATTCCCGAGGTCAAGACCGAGGCCGGTTTCAAATACAGTGGTGACCTTATCGTTGCAGCAGATGGGCTCTGGTCAAAATGCCGCTCCAAGTTTCTTTCCACTGACGATAAGCCCAAACCGACTGGCGATCTGGCATACCGAGTGGTGCTGGACGTGAATGAGCTCGACGACCCAGAGCTTCGGGAATGGGTCCAACGACCAACAGTGCATTTCTGGATTGGTCCTGGGGCTCACGCTGTGGGTTACTCCATGCGTGGCGGACAGATGTACAACATCGTGCTCCTTGTACCGGATGATCTACCATCGGGCATCAGCCGACAAGCTGGCTCAGTGGAGGAGATGCGACAGTTGTTCAATGACTGGGACCCAATTTTGGGGAGGTTCCTGAGCAAAGTGGACAAGGTCGATAAGTGGAAGTTGATGCACA GAGAAGAGCTCGATTCGTGGATCAACGACAACTCCAACTTTGTTTTCGT AGGCGACGCCTGTCATCCAATGCTTCCTTACCTGGCCCAAGGCGCCAACTCAGCCGTTGAGGACGGGGCGGTTTTGGGACTTCTTCTCGGACATATACAATCGAAGAACCAACTTCCAAAAGCCTTGAATATGTACGAAAAGCTACGCAAGTCTCGCGGTGAGGCTATTGTTAGAGAGACATTTAAACAG CGAGAGTCTTTTCATATGCCAGATGGACCCGCTCAAGAGGCTCGAGACAAGACTTTCCTGTCCCAGTTGGGCGCTGAAGAACTCCAAGGCCCATTCCCAAGTAGGTGGACTTGCCCACAGGTGCAGCCGTGGCTCTATGGATATGATGCCTTCGAGGTTGTGGAGGACGCAGTAAAGAACAGTCCTTTCAGCAACTAA
- a CDS encoding Peptidase-S9 domain-containing protein → MINRDQVSDCLSRGWIVLGPNHRLCPQVNLLEGPIQDCRDLLAWIHQGGLATAIRDLPSSSLVPDLDHVFAFGTSSGGHLSLCLGFGVPRPVAGVYDMYGPCNFDDAFWTTKLPNMTLPPGLADSFMNKVFDEDPVPITGGVSLEGQATGPPDFSDPRQAYALTQLANGRVLDVIFPSKDWRKVDPALNIGPSFPPTFIVHGMEDTKVPIHLSRKLFKDLKEQNIKCEMVEVPGEEHTFAAKMEVGSVTWQLQQQGFDFLETLIH, encoded by the exons ATGATCAACAGGGATCAGGTCTCGGATTGTCTCAGCAGAGGATGGATTGTCTTAGGCCCAAATCATCGACTTTGCCCTCAAGTTAATCTTTTGGAGGGTCCAATTCAAGACTGTCGAGACCTTTTGGCCTGGATCCACCAAGGAGGTCTTGCAACAGCTATCCGCGACCTGCCTAGTTCGAGCCTTGTGCCAGATCTTGACCATGTCTTTGCATTTGGCACATCGTCAGGCGGACACCTTTCACTTTGCCTG GGATTCGGAGTTCCTCGTCCCGTTGCTGGAGTGTACGACATGTATGGTCCTTGCAATTTTGACGATGCTTTCTGGACCACGAAGTTACCAAACATGACGCTACCTCCGGGACTGGCAGACTCCTTCATGAACAAAGTATTTGACGAGGACCCAGTACCAATCACTGGAGGTGTCTCCCTTGAGGGTCAGGCCACGGGACCACCTGACTTCAGTGACCCTCGTCAAGCATATGCGTTGACACAGCTGGCGAATGGCAGAGTATTGGATGTAATCTTTCCTTCCAAAGACTGGCGCAAGGTTGATCCCGCATTGAACATCGGCCCTTCCTTTCCTCCCACGTTCATTGTGCACGGTATGGAGGACACAAAGGTTCCGATTCATCTTAGCAGaaaactttttaaagatTTGAAAGAACAAAACATCAAGTGCGAGATGGTAGAGGTCCCTGGGGAAGAGCATACCTTTGCTGCTAAGATGGAAGTCGGTTCTGTTACCTGGCAGCTTCAACAGCAAGGCTTTGACTTTCTTGAGACTTTGATACATTAG
- a CDS encoding Quercetin 2,3-dioxygenase, with protein MSVPLHSSPPNERTSYVIDQLEGERISIPGSKGVFRILASSKQTNGGMAVFTSGAVLADAPGFHWHEEAHDVFLVTKGFLKLWSGDKCRIMGPGDFAYIPPNVIHNPLLLGPHTETVGLVAPGDWVDFFRYVGEIYNGLIVPENDDRDIKSMLIQKMMAAKDRFDVHFKRDYQPPEVGDWLDSESQLAGPGEAYFLRANTGPRWLLGGVMSRPFILSSQSSGKFSISSIESSSVYGKSPLSRWLTFASIDHCFIVQEGLLKVKIKSGNSSSWNEVREGQTVVIAAGETFTLEFGSRYVRVWSFANGRGIEEVVQNAGSPATGVVLPEAATEWQESKLLEVCKELNVEFAEL; from the exons ATGAGCGTTCCTCTGCATTCATCTCCTCCCAATGAGAGGACAAGTTACGTGATTGATCAGCTCGAAGGAGAGCGCATCAGCATTCCCGGCAGCAAGGGCGTATTCAGAATCTTAGCCTCATCCAAGCAAACCAATGGCGGCATGGCTGTTTTCACCAGTGGGGCAGTCTTGGCCGACGCTCCAGGATTTCATTGGCACGAGGAAGCTCACGATGTCTTTCTTGTCACAAAGGGCTTCTTGAAGTTATGGTCTGGTGACAAGTGCCGAATTATGGGTCCTGGTGACTTTGCCTACATTCCTCCC AATGTGATTCATAACCCTCTCTTGCTTGGGCCTCATACCGAGACTGTGGGCTTGGTGGCCCCTGGAGACTGGGTTGACTTCTTCAGATATGTTGGAGAGATATACAACGGCCTCATCGTTCCTGAGAATGACGATCGCGACATCAAGTCTATGTTGATACAAAAGATGATGGCGGCTAAGGACCGGTTTGACGTTCACTTCAAGCGTGACTACCAGCCGCCAGAGGTCGGAGACTGGCTGGATTCTGAGAGTCAGCTTGCTGGGCCTGGAGAAGCATACTTCCTGCGCGCGAATACGGGACCACGATGGTTGCTCGGTGGCGTCATGTCGCGGCCCTTTATCCTCTCATCGCAGTCTAGCGGCAAGTTCTCAATCTCCAGCATTGAGTCATCGAGTGTGTACGGAAAATCACCTCTAAGTCGGTGGTTGACATTCGCGTCCATTGATCACTGTTTCATCGTTCAAGAAGGCTtgctcaaggtcaagatcaagtcAGGAAACAGCAGTTCATGGAATGAAGTCCGGGAGGGCCAGACCGTCGTTATCGCTGCTGGTGAAACCTTCACTCTAGAGTTTGGCAGTCGATACGTTAGAGTCTGGTCTTTTGCAAATGGACGGGGAATTGAGGAAGTGGTACAGAACGCTGGATCGCCAGCTACCGGGGTTGTGTTACCTGAAGCTGCTACAGAGTGGCAAGAGTCCAAGCTTTTGGAGGTTTGCAAAGAACTCAACGTCGAGTTTGCAGAGTTGTAA
- a CDS encoding Beta-glucosidase, with protein sequence MTLYSEGMDTQEILKSLTLEEKVRLLSGTPSDFVSISGIPEKKITPLKTADSISGIRPSEFDGTLTTACFPNTACIASTWNTELLERMGRELTRQAKTKHAQLILGPTINMHRDPRAGRNFECFSEDPLLSGYMGAAIVNGIQSQGFGACAKHFVCNDSETQRRYYNVDESPYGRTLREIYLAAWSFLLKRSNPAGVMTAYNKVDGKFCCDSEAIVEDILRKEWGYKGIVMSDWFGTRSTVASMKAGVDVEMPVPVFRGEKLVKAVNNGEIRQDQIDASVSRLLDLRRRTRNAQSEGPEKSEIFVQTNEIARQLAQEGIILLKNTKETLPIQGSNDLRVAVVGEYAKNAVFTGGGSASCNPQYRQVPLDLLRETLPNPDCVSYAAGVRLRRIIPVAPPEIITTDQGQKGVEILYFNAGGDKPFLTEILEEATINLMAQRKPGLELPGSHIEMSTNLVPKTTGTHTLALRHSGSFSVRVDGIEVFKGDAPDITTEQFLFNLRKLESRVELPMEAGKSYNIRISMQSRQPVVGEPTPYGLTLAFEEQYSEEQAISQAVEIAKMSDITIIFAGRSEQYESEGFDLEEITLPVNQVAMIKALAAVSKTAVLLHCGTPIDISSFVDDVDAIVNMHFPGQEGPQAMVDILTGKVNPSGRLTTTWFKTLQDWPSFGNFPARDNNDGNFVIKYAEGLAVGYRAPVSTARVQFPFGHGLSYTSFSYEGLRVSLDESSSPTVLKVSVRVTNTGSVPGKEVVQVYISPPDNVSDWRPSRELKEFTKVNLSAGEAREVSIDLDIDTFSSHWSDSLRAWTLDKGEYTVEVGSQRATFVI encoded by the exons ATGACACTATACTCGGAAGGCATGGATACACAGGAGATCCTGAAGAGTCTAactctggaggagaaggtccGACTACTGTCCGGCACCCCTAGTGACTTTGTCTCGATTTCTGGCATTCCCGAAAAGAAGATTACACCCCTCAAG ACGGCCGATTCTATCAGTGGAATACGGCCTAGTGAGTTTGATGGTACTCTAACCACAGCTTGTTTCCCCAACACGGCTTGCATAGCTTCAACATGGAACACTGAGCTTCTGGAAAGAATGGGCCGAGAGCTAACTCGccaggccaagaccaagcatGCACAGTTGATCCTCGGCCCTACAATCAATATGCATAGAGACCCTCGAGCTGGGCGTAACTTTGAATGTTTCAGCGAGGATCCACTCCTCTCTGGCTACATGGGTGCTGCCATCGTGAATGGCATTCAAAGTCAAGGATTTGGTGCCTGCGCAAAGCATTTTGTATGCAATGACTCAGAGACTCAGAGACGATACTATAATGTCGACGAGTCTCCTTATGGACGTACCTTGCGGGAGATTTACCTCGCTGCTTGGTCGTTTCTCTTGAAGAGATCAAACCCTGCAGGGGTGATGACAGC GTACAACAAGGTCGATGGAAAGTTTTGCTGTGACAGCGAAGCCATCGTTGAGGACATTCTCCGAAAAGAATGGGGTTACAAGGGTATCGTCATGTCCGACTGGTTCGGCACTCGCTCTACCGTTGCTTCTATGAAAGCTGGTGTGGATGTTGAGATGCCTGTTCCGGTTTTCAGAGGCGAGAAGCTGGTCAAAGCTGTGAACAATGGTGAGATCAGGCAAGATCAGATTGATGCCAGTGTGTCAAGGCTCCTTGACTTGCGCCGCCGTACGCGAAATGCGCAAAGCGAGGGGCCAGAGAAATCGGAAATCTTTGTACAGACCAACGAAATTGCCCGACAGCTTGCTCAGGAAGGCATCATCCTGCTCAAGAACACGAAAGAAACCCTCCCCATACAGGGATCTAATGACTTGCGAGTTGCAGTCGTTGGAGAATACGCCAAAAACGCTGTCTTCACTGGCGGCGGAAGCGCATCCTGCAACCCTCAGTATCGCCAAGTTCCGCTTGACCTTCTACGAGAAACACTACCAAACCCGGATTGTGTCTCATACGCCGCCGGCGTTCGCCTTCGTCGCATTATTCCTGTTGCCCCCCCAGAGATCATCACAACAGATCAGGGTCAGAAGGGCGTCGAGATATTGTACTTCAACGCTGGCGGTGATAAGCCTTTTCTCACTGAAATATTAGAAGAAGCTACGATCAACCTGATGGCTCAACGCAAGCCAGGATTGGAACTCCCCGGCTCTCACATTGAGATGTCCACCAACCTTGTACCGAAAACCACTGGAACCCACACCCTTGCCCTTCGACACTCGGGATCTTTCTCTGTCCGAGTTGACGGTATAGAAGTGTTCAAAGGTGATGCGCCCGACATCACTACGGAACAATTCTTGTTCAATCTTCGCAAACTCGAGTCACGTGTTGAGCTCCCAATGGAAGCAGGAAAGTCTTATAACATTCGCATCAGTATGCAATCGAGACAGCCTGTAGTTGGAGAACCCACTCCATACGGTCTTACGCTCGCTTTTGAAGAGCAGTATTCTGAGGAGCAAGCCATATCTCAAGCAGTTGAAATCGCAAAGATGTCCGATATTACGATCATCTTTGCTGGTCGTAGCGAACAATACGAGTCTGAGGGGTTCGATCTGGAAGAGATCACTCTACCGGTCAACCAGGTAGCAATGATCAAGGCACTTGCAGCCGTTTCAAAGACAGCCGTTCTTCTACATTGCGGAACCCCAATCGACATCAGCAGTTTCGTCGACGATGTTGATGCTATTGTCAACATGCACTttccaggccaagaaggacccCAGGCTATGGTGGATATCCTCACTGGAAAGGTCAACCCCAGCGGTCGGCTGACTACAACTTGGTTCAAAACGCTTCAGGACTGGCCTAGCTTTGGAAACTTCCCTGCAAGAGATAATAATGACGGTAATTTCGTCATAAAATACGCTGAAGGATTGGCTGTGGGATATCGAGCTCCAGTCTCGACTGCCCGGGTTCAGTTCCCCTTTGGTCATGGATTGTCTTACACCTCTTTCTCTTACGAGGGCCTACGTGTCAGCTTAGACGAATCGTCAAGCCCTACCGTCTTGAAGGTCAGCGTTCGAGTGACAAATACTGGTAGTGTTCCGGGCAAGGAAGTGGTACAGGTATACATCTCTCCGCCGGACAATGTTTCCGACTGGAGACCATCCCGGGAGCTGAAGGAGTTCACTAAGGTTAATCTTTCGGCTGGTGAAGCAAGGGAAGTTTCTATCGACTTGGACATCGACACGTTCTCGAGCCACTGGAGCGACAGTTTGCGTGCTTGGACTTTGGACAAAGGAGAATACACGGTAGAAGTAGGAAGCCAACGTGCGACATTTGTAATTTAG